The DNA region TAAAGTTTTAGAAGCAATGTTTTCAGGATTGACATTTGCCTCGATGCTGTGCAATTTGAGTCCATCGAAACCATAAGGGATAATGGTCTGAAATGTCTCTTTCATAATACCCTGCTTTTGGTATTTTGGTGAAAGCATATAACCAATTTCACCTCGGTGGTTTGCTGTATCTATACGCCAAAATCCAATCGTCCCGATAATTTCGTCTTCCGGCTTTATCGTAATTCCCCAGGAAATGCCTTCGTTGAGCAGTAAACTATCATCTATTTTTTTTATCAGCTCCAATCCGTCTTTTTCACTTGTTGTAAATGGTCTGTCTATGTATTTCATAACCAAAGGATCAGATCGCAGTGCATGAATTGCTGCAGCATCCCTTTTTAAAATTCTTCTGAAGCGCAATCGTGCAGATTCTAATTCAGGAAATGGATAAAAATTTAACTCGAGCATGATGGCAGGTTGAATGAACGATTCAAAGATTTTTCGCTTAGTTTAATTGTTGATTGGGTATTTAAAGAATCTACAAATGAATAATAAAAAGATCTGGCTTATTAAGTTAGCTGCATTGGTGAACTCATTTGCTTTCTGCAATACGGTTTACTTCAAATGCATCTATTCTGTTAATTTATATCGCTCCTTCAAAATTCCTAAATGATGCATGGTGTGTCCTAATAAAATATAAGCAATTGCCCTGGCAGATACCGGACCATCCGCAATAAACTTGCTGCAATCTTCCGAAATCGTTTCAAATAACTTCAAATTGCTTTCGCGAACGGCTTTAAATTCTTCCAAAATATTTTCAAGGCTTCTTGAACTTACGTCCGCATTCGCCGCATATAAATTTTCATCAACGCTGGGTAATGGGGACTTTGAATCTCTCCGTGCCGCTACAAGAGCGCGGTATCCCATCACCCGCTCGGTATCAATAATATGCAATAACATTTCCTTTACGGTCCATTTTTCAGGAGCATACCGGAAATTCTCATGATCCCCCTGATATGTTTTAAATTGATTGTAAGTCTTCTCCGTATTTGCTCTGCTTAATTGAATGATGTCTCCTTCCGGAACCAATTGAATGTATCTTAAAAAATAGTCTCTGTGTTCGTTTGGATTTGGTCTTTGCATTTTTTACTTATTTTAATATTAGATAGATTCATTGTCTTCTTGCACAGTTTTCAAACGATAACTCAATGCACCACTTGGACAACATTTAATTTGATTGACAAGCGCATCGGCATTTGCATTGGATGCAATAATCCAAGGCCTTTCTTTTGGATGGTATACGGCGGGTAACATGCGTACACAAATTCCGGAATGAATGCATAAATCCGGTTTCCAAATTATAGTAATTTCATTGTTGCTGTATTCAAGTTTTTTCTCCATTTCTGAATTGAACTATTGGAATGAATTCATTTTACTTTTTAATTTTAAAAAATAAAATTTTGAAACAATTTCTGCGTTAAATGATTTTGATATTTAAATTTCAGTTTGAAAAACATATCAAATATATTAAGCGGTTTATTAATTTTTTGCATATTTAGTTCGTGCAGCAAAAATGCTCCACAATGTAAAGAACAAATTAAAGCAGATTGCATCTGTACCATGGATTATAATCCTGTTTGTGGTTGCAATCTAAAAACGTATCCTAATGCATGTTCAGCACAATGTTCTGGAATATATGAATTTAAAGCCGGGAAATGCCCCCAGTAAAACATATTATAGATATCTGTTTATACTTAGTATAGATAGTCTAAGTTTTATACATAGCGTGGATAAGTATATGATCGCAGATATTTATACAGCTTATTGAATGATATACTTTTACATATATTAATTATAAAATATTAAAAAAGGACAAAAATTAACAAAAAATCAGGGTAAACCCTGAT from Saprospiraceae bacterium includes:
- a CDS encoding GNAT family N-acetyltransferase, coding for MLELNFYPFPELESARLRFRRILKRDAAAIHALRSDPLVMKYIDRPFTTSEKDGLELIKKIDDSLLLNEGISWGITIKPEDEIIGTIGFWRIDTANHRGEIGYMLSPKYQKQGIMKETFQTIIPYGFDGLKLHSIEANVNPENIASKTLLEHHGFIQEAYFRENYFYNGQFLDSLIYCLLKEDFPSL
- a CDS encoding DinB family protein; translation: MQRPNPNEHRDYFLRYIQLVPEGDIIQLSRANTEKTYNQFKTYQGDHENFRYAPEKWTVKEMLLHIIDTERVMGYRALVAARRDSKSPLPSVDENLYAANADVSSRSLENILEEFKAVRESNLKLFETISEDCSKFIADGPVSARAIAYILLGHTMHHLGILKERYKLTE
- a CDS encoding (4Fe-4S)-binding protein codes for the protein MEKKLEYSNNEITIIWKPDLCIHSGICVRMLPAVYHPKERPWIIASNANADALVNQIKCCPSGALSYRLKTVQEDNESI